A single genomic interval of Helianthus annuus cultivar XRQ/B chromosome 13, HanXRQr2.0-SUNRISE, whole genome shotgun sequence harbors:
- the LOC110899429 gene encoding uncharacterized protein LOC110899429 codes for MGAGGPNDDNIWPPWLIPLLREVFFVQCELHADSHKSECNMYCLDCVNGPLCSLCLNQHQNHRHIQIRRSSYHDVIRVSEIQKHVDITSVQTYVINSAKVVFINKRPQPRPGKAVTNTCEVCDRNLLDSFRFCSLGCKIAGTSSENFETVITPENKRLMTSVWESEDSYGSNGDGGRRSNGSNGLNRFTPSTPPLTATRVRTAKRRKGVPHRAPMGGLLLEY; via the exons ATG GGCGCCGGAGGACCGAATGACGATAACATATGGCCGCCGTGGTTGATACCGCTGCTGCGTGAAGTTTTTTTCGTTCAGTGCGAGTTGCACGCTGATTCGCATAAGTCTGAGTGTAACATGTACTGTTTGGATTGTGTTAATGGACCTCTGTGTTCGCTTTGTCTTAATCAGCATCAGAATCACCGTCACATTCAG ATTCGAAGATCTTCATATCACGACGTAATTAGGGTTTCTGAAATCCAAAAACACGTAGATATCACTTCAGTGCAGACTTACGTCATCAACAGTGCAAAAGTTGTGTTTATAAACAAACGGCCGCAACCGCGTCCTGGAAAAGCCGTTACGAACACGTGTGAAGTGTGTGATCGGAACCTTCTCGATTCGTTCAGGTTCTGTTCACTCGGATGCAAG ATTGCCGGAACATCATCGGAGAATTTTGAGACGGTGATAACGCCGGAGAATAAGCGGTTGATGACGTCAGTTTGGGAATCGGAGGATTCTTACGGAAGTAACGGAGACGGAGGGCGGAGAAGTAACGGTAGTAACGGACTTAATAGGTTTACGCCGTCGACGCCGCCGCTGACGGCGACCAGAGTCCGGACGGCGAAGAGGAGGAAGGGGGTTCCACACAGAGCACCAATGGGAGGATTACTTTTAGAATATTGA